CATGCTGTAGCTACTGTCTTTGGTTTCAGTTTAATTACGTTTTCGATTTCCACTCTTTTTCCCCTTCGCATCCAGTAGTTGGCGGCAATAAACATTTTCCGGTGTAGTACGCCCTAAACACCACCAAAGAGGAAGGTGCGCAATGGAGCATTAAAATATTAAAAATAGTGCGACTTATTAACTGAAGTTATCCTTCGCAATTCAGCAAAAAAATGTAAGTAAAACTGTATTGTTGCAGTTTTGACTCTTCGCATAACTCCATGATCAGGGTCATTCAATCATTGTTTTTTGTCAATCAAACTTGCTAAGCGTTAAATTGTGAACTAACCATCAGCTAACATTAATTAGCTAACGTTATATAAGATAGCCAACATCATCACCAGCAATGTGTCGTTTGTTGTGCCCTTATCTTTGGATGAATGAAAACAATACAAAATATCGCTAATATCGTGTCAGTTCAGGTTAACTGAGTTgtcttagctaacgttagctagttcaaCCAGGCTcaatctgcctgcctgtctccatCAATACTGTTAACTAGTTTCGTCAAGATGCAGATGATCGGAGTACGTGTGATATCACTTTTCTCAACTCAAGAAACGGTTGATAGTGAAATATGTCACACGATTAGCAGAAACTACATGATGTGGGGTATTTAGGTTGGAGATTACATCAATGCTAGTAGTATACCTTTTCTGCCCACACCTTTGCATAAATAATACAGGGTACTGTGGTCTCAGTTGATGCATTGTACGTCTTTTACACGCGTGTGCTGTATTGTAGCGTCAActgttcttcttctcctcccataTTTAATCTACAGAAGCCACCAGCACCATGGCAACTTCACAGTCAGCCTTCACATTTGCAGTTTGTATCCTGATAATAACAGAGTTAATACTGGCCAAAAAGGACTACTATGACATATTGGGAGTGCCGAAAGATGCCAACGAGCGTCAGATAAAGAAGGCTTTTCACAAGCTGGCTATGAAGTATCACCCAGACAAGAACAAGAGCCCAGATGCTGAGACAAAGTTCAGAGACATTGCTGAGGGTAAGCGTAATATGGATTTCCAGGTGAACAAAGGAGAAGAGCAGTCCCGGATAATGTAAATTAAGAGTCATCTGGTTTATTATAAATTGCAAATCCCGCACAAGCAGAGGAACATGTCTAACTGGCCTTCTCTGAGCAGGCCCCTGTATCCTAATCAAAAAGTGCCAAGTGTTCTGTAGGAAGTCAAAACAAAAAAGGCAGTGACTTTGTCAGGCTGCTACAGAATCGCACAGTGTTCAGAATGTCATCAATGCAATACAACAGTGCGTCCATGTACCTCCTGTCTGGAGTCAATCGCCATCAACAGAATCCCTAACATTTGGCTTCCAGTCTAGCAGCCATCAACCCACACCTTGAGTGTAACTCTGCAAAGGATTTTCTATTACAAAAACTCTTAAATATGCTAAACATTGTGTTGATCATGCCAAATTAGATATGAAGTTTAGTCATcttaaatattcctgttacaggTTGATACTTTACTGCCGTGCCTTTATTTATGGAAATGTCTACTCACGTTCCAGCGCTTTCTTTCTTATTATTGTGGGTTGTtttttttacactactgctaatAGAATCATTGGTATGATCTGAAACCCTTTTTTGCAACTCTCTCATCTACAGCATATGAAACATTGTCAGACGAGAAGAGGAGACAAGAGTATGACCAGTTTGGACATGGCACATTCCATAATGATGGAACCAAAGGCAGAAACGGTCCAAACGTCCACCAGCCCTTCAACTTTGGCGACATGTTCAAGGACTTTGATATTTACAGCCAGAACCGGCACGCCCGTAACAAGAGGCACTTCGAGGATCACTTCCGGGCCCACCAGGAGGCCCATCACAGCAGACACAAGAGACACTCCCAGGGGGCTTTTGGAGCAGCGGGTGGTGGCTTTGACGGCATGTTTAACGACATGAAGAAGTTTACTATTCACAGGGACACTACTAAGCAGACTGAGAGCAGGTTTCAGAGTACTACAGCGAAGCAACACTGCAGAACAGTGACACAACGCAGGGGGAACATGGTCACCACGTACACTGACTGCACTGGCTCCTGAGGACAGGGGCAAAGTCCGTATCCACATCACTTGGGCTGTGTTCATCAGGCATGAAATGGAAGAAAGCGGTTTGAAATGGGGAGGTACTAATTGAACCAGTTGTTGCTGATGGGAGGAGCTattggaggatgggctcattgtaatggctggaatggaattaatggagcggtatcaaacacatggaaaccacgtttgactccgttccttcattccattccagccattttttaaatgttttttatttgaccttttatttaactaagcaagtcagttaagaacaaattcttatttacaatgactgcctcccctaacccggaagacgctgggccaattgtgcgccgccctatggtactcccgatcacagccggttgtgatacagcccgggatcgaaccagggtctgcagtgacacctctagcactgagatgcagtgctttagaccgctgtaCCACTTGGGAGCCATTACAATgaacccgtcctcctatagctccccccaccagcctccactgatctgcacttgtccaataagaaaaggTTGTTTTCGTTTACCATTGCACAACATTTTGaaatgtttctctatggtgtgccctaatgaacatgaccctgcaACAGCTTGCAACAGAGTAGGCATCTGGTGGGAGCTAGGTGTTTTTGTTGATGCTGTGACCTGGTGCTGGTCATTGCTACTTTTTTGAGTTAAAGTAAGTAGCTAATGAAAACACTTGAGCAGACACTGTTTGTAAAACaatcaataataataattcaaGCACTGAACAGATTTTGAAGCTTATTGCTCACAGTTTACATCAAGTATAGTTAAGAATTTGAACGTGGTAGAGGAGAATATGTTTGGGAATAGTGTTAAGAAATATCTATTTGACCAACGTTTCAAACTCgatgcacattttggtttttgccctaacacttcACAGctaattcaaatgatcaaagcttgatgattagttgatcatttgaatcagctgtgtagtggtaGGGCAAAAACCTAAACATGTACCCCTTGGGGTCCCggggaccaagtttgggaaaccctgcattAGACTATcattctatgtacagtatatttagTACCCCTCTTGAATATTTACAAAGGCTCTTACTCGTTAGCCAAAAGTGTTGAGTAACTACTACCACTCCCAGACATTTTCTGTGTGCATTTAGTAGTTTGTATAGCCTACACGACTTCATTGTGTGACTCCAGCAACCTTTAGTTGGAACAAAACGGTGTGGACAATGACGCTGGGACAGGTTTGCTTTTGGTTGATGGATGGAGAAAAATGTCAGAAATATGTCCCCTCAGTTTGAACATTTAGTGAAACTATAATGCAGCATTTTGATGTACTGCTTTGTAAAGGGATGCTCACCACTTATAGTTGAAATTGGGTCAAACTATTCAGCTCTACAAGAACTCGTATGGCCAAGGGAACACATTGGAAACTACTTGCCGTTCACGTAGCCAGCTGTTTCTGTTGCTGCTGTGTGCTGGCCATTGCTTCTTCATCAAAATCTTTCCTCCTGTCTGCATGGACCACTTGAATTCATCAGCTCACGTTGGTGTAAATACAATCCAGTGTTGTTCATCCAACACCTCATAAACATCCGTTACCTGTTTCCCTAGACTGTAGACGagaaatgtatgttttgttaTGTCATGTGTAAAGCCAGCACTCTTTTTTCTGTCTTTTTTTGTGCCACTGTTTGCTGGCTTTATCATTGTGATACCTTGACCCATATAAGCACTTTAATTATTTTAATCCTTTGGATAAAATGTTTTACTTTGACAGAAAAATTGTGTATCGTCCCTGTAAATAAAAGTGTTATATAAAATATCAGAAAATAAACATTGTTTGCATTCTTTTTGCGTTTGGCATGTGTGTATGCAACCTCATAGTAGATATTTTGTCTTTGGTAATGCCAAGGAAATTCCCAACCCTGATTTTCTCAATACATTAATCAATGCATAAATATTTTGTTAAGTGACTGTTGTCTTGGAAAATACATTTTGCTCCACATTGGTGTAGCATGAATCATGTCAACGCTGTATacggaataaaaatataaaagtaACATGTAAATTGTTGGTCCAATGTTACATGAGCTAAAATAAcatttccatatgcacaaaaagcttatttctccaaaatgttgtgcacaaatttgtttacatccctgctagtgagcatttctcctctgccaagataatccatctatcTGACAGACGTGGCATATCATGAaggtgattaaacagcatgataattacacaggtgcaccttgtgttgggtataataaaaggccactaaaatgtgcagttttgtcacacaacaatgccacagatgtctcaagttgagggatcgtgcaattggcatgctgactgctggaatgtccaccagagctgttgccagataattgaatgttaatttctctaccataagccaccaacattgttttagagaatttagcagtacatccaaccggcctcacaaccgcaaaccatgccagcccaggacctccacatccggcttcttcacttgTGGGATCctttgagaccagccacccggatagctactgaaactgggtttgcacaactgaagaatttcagcacaaactgtcagaaccCATCTTGGAAGCTTATTTGCGTGCTCATTGTCCTCACCccagtcttgacctgactgcagttcagcatcgtaaccaacttcagtgggcaaatggctgaagaagtgtgctcttcacacgtttcaactgtaccaggcaaaTGGCAGACcatgagcggtttgctgatgtagtcgtgaacagagtgccccatggtggtggtgtgattatagtatgggcaggcataagcttcgAACAGAATTGCATTTTATAGATAgccatttgaatgcacagagatactgtgacgagatcctgaggctcattgtcGTGCCATGCCTCCGCcgccattacctcatgtttcagcatgataatgcacagccccatgacacaaggatctgtacacaattcctggaagctgaaaaggtcccagttcttccatggcctgcatacgcACAAGACATGCCTCGCCTGAGCACAAACTTGAATTTTGTGCAACTTTCAGCACGCAttcactgaggctgtacctgctttaagttacagtggccaagtaggctactttggctatttgatcataatgtaggcctaccagagtggcctaccagagtggcctaccatctaAATCAAttgagaaaatgcatcccataacattttagcacggaaatagctgttctatcattcagcctacataagtagccaatgtgtggtgttcagtgTGGGCCTACATTCCATGAATCTTTTGAACAatacatgcagggcttgacattaacctgtttatccactatcGTCTCTATCCACTAtcgtccttcagacaaggaggtgactgaaaaattttgtgttgtttgatgaaaaaaaaagcattattattcccatacaattattacagagaatcagacaaattatgctaccttctgcctattggctacttaacaccctttaagacaaaaaaaataatacaaaaaaaagcATTATCTGATTTGCTTTCCAAATGTAtatgttttgtgctcttgtaggaagcaatcactcccctattgctgaTTATAAATTATCTCTAACtaggctaataactcactaactagcaaaggaaaTGAACtaaatgtgcacacgtggctacatgcagctctctctTTGATCCCAAAACAAGCACATCTGACCACGACTGCTCAtccagtccagttcaaagtaaacggcacagatccatatatggcaatggcctatttgcatataggcccaCTGCAGCTCTGATGGTTTATGTTATGTAGAGTACGGGCTGAGTAGTgcgtgtcaatgcaatagaatcctactccgatgcCTTCTGCCgacaacaaaatctcttgcattgttatttttgtttcattatgttgcattgttatttttgttttgttgcattgaaagtggctaatattgcttttatttgtttatttgtgttattgacttgtttacttcatgtgtaactttgtgttgttgtctgttcacactgctatgctttatcttggccaggtcgcagttgtaaatgagaacttgttctcaactagcctacctggttaaataaaggtgaaataaaataaataaatacaaattggatcacaattgccacagtaaagggacACGTTGATAGAGTTAACAGGGAAAACTAGAACAGTGATCACCAACCTCTTCAAGAACACTTTCAGAGTCAAAATGCATGCTTAGATCTActgctcagatttttttttaacatgacttaaatgtaagcctatgcaacattaaccaattaaaaacagtactgtatTAAATGGTGGGCACTTTTAATAGTGTTGTTTGACAGTACGTTTTAAATAGTGGGcgctttgaatacagtgttgtttgacatgacaacgaatGGAAATGCCAGGGAGGAGTAATTGTGACAGGGATAGGAACAAACTGATGGCCAGTTTTTCCTAGGGGACACTATATAACCTTTGGCTACATTTAATGTTTTTTCTTTACTAAATGTAGCTAAAATATT
This is a stretch of genomic DNA from Oncorhynchus nerka isolate Pitt River linkage group LG25, Oner_Uvic_2.0, whole genome shotgun sequence. It encodes these proteins:
- the LOC115108998 gene encoding dnaJ homolog subfamily B member 9-like → MATSQSAFTFAVCILIITELILAKKDYYDILGVPKDANERQIKKAFHKLAMKYHPDKNKSPDAETKFRDIAEAYETLSDEKRRQEYDQFGHGTFHNDGTKGRNGPNVHQPFNFGDMFKDFDIYSQNRHARNKRHFEDHFRAHQEAHHSRHKRHSQGAFGAAGGGFDGMFNDMKKFTIHRDTTKQTESRFQSTTAKQHCRTVTQRRGNMVTTYTDCTGS